In one Mucilaginibacter sp. PAMB04168 genomic region, the following are encoded:
- a CDS encoding DUF1573 domain-containing protein — MKKIIILFAVILGLGITAFAQDSQKAEFKFNEEKHDFGKIAKGKPVTTVFSFTNVGVEPLILTDVRPTCGCTIADYTKAPVKKGEKGTISITYNAAVASPFSKTIVVTSNAKTPVKNLIILGEVVESVTNSK, encoded by the coding sequence ATGAAAAAGATAATCATACTATTTGCCGTAATTCTGGGTTTGGGTATTACTGCATTTGCTCAGGACAGTCAAAAGGCTGAGTTTAAATTTAACGAAGAAAAACACGATTTCGGTAAAATTGCCAAAGGCAAACCGGTTACTACAGTTTTTTCTTTCACTAATGTAGGCGTTGAGCCGCTTATTTTGACGGATGTTAGACCAACCTGCGGCTGTACCATTGCCGATTATACCAAAGCACCGGTTAAAAAAGGTGAGAAGGGTACTATCTCCATCACTTACAATGCTGCAGTTGCTTCTCCATTCAGTAAAACCATTGTGGTTACCTCAAATGCCAAAACACCGGTAAAAAATCTGATCATTTTAGGTGAAGTGGTAGAGAGCGTTACCAACAGTAAATAA
- a CDS encoding pyridoxal phosphate-dependent aminotransferase — MPSISLKGQHMPASPIRKLTPFAEKAKQEGKIVYHLNIGQPDIETPEGMLNAVKNIDFKVWAYTASEGTLSYRKKLTEYYNKLNYSIAPENIIVTTGGSEAITIAMMACLNPGDEVIIPEPFYANYNGFACQSDIVVKPILSYIENGFALPSIAEFEKLITDKTKAIIICNPNNPTGYLYSNEEMQALKELVLKYDLYLFSDEAYREFCYDGREFTSPMHLSGLEENVIVMDTVSKRYSACGARLGCLITKNKEVLKAGLKFAQARLSPGLVEQIAGEAAVDTPDAYFETVNEEYTHRRDVLVNALNQMDGVFCPNPGGAFYVVAKFPIDNADKFCQWMLESFSHNNATVMMAPATGFYSTPGAGQNEVRMAYVLNRADLQSAMICLQEALKVYPGRVEVQA, encoded by the coding sequence ATGCCAAGTATCTCTTTAAAGGGGCAGCATATGCCGGCCTCGCCCATACGTAAACTCACGCCATTTGCCGAAAAGGCTAAACAGGAAGGTAAAATAGTATACCATCTGAACATTGGTCAGCCGGATATTGAAACGCCCGAGGGCATGTTGAATGCGGTTAAGAACATCGACTTTAAAGTTTGGGCTTATACCGCATCTGAAGGTACGTTATCTTACCGAAAAAAACTTACCGAATACTATAACAAGCTCAACTACAGTATAGCTCCCGAGAACATTATTGTAACCACCGGTGGCTCGGAGGCTATTACTATTGCCATGATGGCCTGCCTTAACCCGGGCGACGAGGTGATTATTCCGGAGCCGTTTTATGCCAATTACAACGGTTTTGCCTGTCAGAGCGATATTGTGGTGAAGCCCATTTTGTCTTATATCGAGAATGGTTTTGCGCTCCCGTCTATTGCGGAGTTCGAGAAACTGATTACAGATAAGACTAAGGCAATCATCATTTGCAATCCTAATAATCCTACCGGTTATTTATACTCTAACGAGGAGATGCAAGCGTTGAAGGAATTGGTATTGAAGTATGATCTTTACTTGTTTTCGGACGAGGCCTACCGTGAGTTTTGTTATGATGGACGGGAATTTACTTCGCCCATGCACCTGAGCGGGCTAGAAGAGAACGTAATTGTGATGGATACTGTAAGTAAGCGCTACAGCGCCTGTGGAGCACGTTTAGGTTGCTTGATTACCAAAAACAAAGAAGTACTTAAGGCAGGTTTAAAATTTGCCCAAGCGCGCTTAAGTCCGGGTTTGGTAGAGCAAATAGCCGGAGAGGCTGCTGTGGATACACCCGATGCTTACTTTGAAACCGTAAATGAGGAATATACCCACCGACGCGATGTATTGGTAAATGCACTGAACCAAATGGACGGTGTGTTTTGTCCTAACCCGGGTGGTGCATTTTATGTAGTGGCTAAATTCCCGATTGATAATGCCGACAAGTTTTGCCAGTGGATGCTGGAGAGCTTTAGTCACAATAACGCAACCGTAATGATGGCCCCTGCAACCGGCTTTTATAGCACACCAGGTGCCGGCCAAAACGAGGTGCGCATGGCTTATGTACTTAACCGTGCCGATTTACAAAGCGCCATGATTTGCTTACAAGAAGCCCTAAAAGTTTACCCGGGCAGGGTAGAGGTGCAAGCGTAA
- a CDS encoding thiamine pyrophosphate-dependent enzyme, with protein sequence MPESTLPATGNFTEHELSFNDFKKIVIEDYRIGYESRQASLLGRREVLTGKAKFGIFGDGKEVAQLAMAKAFKKGDWRAGYYRDQTFMFATGMSTLKEFFAQLYAHPDIEKDPASAGRQMNCHYATRFANPDGTWVNQAETMNCSADISTTGGHMPRLLGLAYASKLYRQNKELEELKQFSVNGNEVAFGTIGNGSTSEGIFLETFNAAGVLQVPMAISIWDDAYAISVPASLQTTKEDISEALKGFQREDGTNGYEIFKVRGWDYPALCETYTIAIELCRTQHVPVLIHVTEITQPQGHSTSGSHERYKPAERLAWEAEHDCLLQMRKWMINSAIINDQELDELEEAAKKHVRNCQREAWNELSAEIKAELEEAAALIEQLAQHSSVQQLSAIATGLRACVDPGRRDIVNSVRKVLRLTTRETTPERQSLIDWLNGENELNRERFNSKLFTDTPLSPLHVPEVPAKFSPDAKLLDGREILNACFDAAFERDERIVAFGEDVGAIGDVNQGFAGLQAKYGDLRITDTGIREATIIGQGMGLAMRGLKPIAEIQYLDYWIWAITVLSDDLASLSYRTRGGQKAPLIIRTRGHRLEGIWHSGSPMAALLANLRGIHICVPRNMTQAAGMYNTLLQGDEPAMVIESLNGYRLKEKLPLNIGDFTVPLGKAEVLVNGTDVTVVSYGSTLRIVEEAAVELQTLGINIEVVDPQTLYPFDLDKACVKSLQKTNRLLVVDEDVPGGGSAYILQNILENQGGYNYLDAAPKTLCAKAHRPPYGSDGDYFTKPSVDDIIEVVYAMMHDTNPAKYPAIY encoded by the coding sequence ATGCCAGAAAGCACACTACCGGCTACGGGCAATTTTACGGAACACGAGTTGAGCTTTAACGATTTTAAAAAAATTGTTATTGAAGACTATCGTATTGGCTATGAAAGCAGGCAGGCAAGCTTGCTGGGCCGCCGCGAGGTGTTAACCGGAAAAGCCAAGTTCGGGATTTTTGGAGATGGAAAGGAAGTAGCGCAGCTGGCAATGGCTAAGGCCTTTAAAAAAGGCGACTGGCGCGCCGGCTACTACCGCGACCAGACTTTTATGTTTGCCACCGGCATGAGCACGCTTAAAGAATTTTTTGCGCAGTTATATGCCCACCCCGATATTGAAAAGGATCCGGCATCGGCAGGCAGGCAAATGAATTGCCATTACGCCACCCGCTTTGCCAACCCCGACGGCACCTGGGTAAACCAGGCCGAAACCATGAATTGCTCGGCCGACATATCGACTACCGGCGGCCATATGCCCCGCTTGCTGGGTTTGGCTTATGCTTCGAAACTATATCGTCAAAATAAGGAGCTCGAAGAGCTAAAGCAATTTTCAGTTAATGGTAACGAGGTTGCTTTTGGTACTATTGGCAACGGCTCAACTTCCGAAGGTATATTTTTAGAAACCTTCAACGCAGCCGGTGTATTGCAAGTGCCTATGGCTATCTCCATTTGGGATGATGCCTATGCTATTTCTGTACCTGCAAGTTTGCAAACCACAAAAGAAGACATATCCGAAGCGCTAAAAGGTTTTCAGCGCGAAGACGGCACCAACGGGTACGAAATATTTAAAGTACGCGGCTGGGATTACCCTGCCCTGTGCGAAACTTATACCATAGCCATTGAGCTTTGCCGTACACAACACGTACCGGTACTTATACACGTTACCGAAATAACCCAGCCGCAGGGTCATTCCACCTCGGGCTCGCATGAGCGTTATAAACCGGCCGAACGTTTGGCCTGGGAAGCTGAGCACGATTGCCTGCTGCAAATGCGCAAATGGATGATCAATTCGGCCATTATAAATGATCAGGAACTTGATGAGTTAGAAGAGGCCGCTAAAAAGCACGTGCGTAACTGTCAGCGCGAAGCCTGGAACGAATTATCTGCCGAAATAAAGGCTGAACTGGAAGAAGCCGCAGCTTTGATCGAACAGCTTGCCCAGCACTCCAGCGTGCAACAACTTTCGGCTATTGCAACCGGCTTGCGCGCCTGCGTTGATCCGGGGCGGCGCGATATTGTGAACTCTGTACGCAAAGTGCTTCGTTTAACCACTCGCGAAACCACACCCGAAAGGCAGTCTTTGATTGACTGGCTGAACGGCGAGAACGAGCTGAACCGCGAGCGTTTCAATTCTAAACTGTTTACCGATACCCCACTATCTCCGCTGCATGTGCCCGAGGTACCGGCTAAATTCTCGCCCGATGCAAAACTGCTCGACGGGCGCGAAATACTAAATGCCTGCTTTGACGCCGCTTTTGAGCGTGATGAACGTATTGTAGCATTTGGCGAAGATGTTGGCGCCATTGGCGATGTAAACCAGGGTTTTGCCGGCTTGCAAGCCAAATACGGCGACCTGCGCATCACCGATACCGGCATACGTGAGGCAACCATCATTGGCCAGGGTATGGGACTGGCTATGCGCGGACTTAAACCAATTGCCGAAATTCAGTACCTCGATTACTGGATTTGGGCTATAACCGTATTGAGTGATGATTTAGCCAGCTTAAGCTACCGTACCCGCGGTGGTCAAAAAGCGCCGCTCATTATACGCACACGCGGGCACCGGCTGGAAGGTATATGGCATTCGGGATCACCAATGGCCGCATTACTGGCTAACCTGCGCGGCATACACATTTGTGTTCCACGCAATATGACACAGGCTGCCGGCATGTACAATACCCTGTTGCAGGGTGATGAACCGGCTATGGTAATCGAGAGCCTGAACGGCTATCGCTTAAAAGAAAAATTGCCGTTAAACATAGGCGATTTTACCGTGCCGCTGGGTAAGGCGGAAGTTTTAGTAAATGGTACCGATGTAACAGTAGTATCTTACGGCTCTACGTTGCGTATTGTGGAAGAAGCCGCTGTTGAGCTGCAAACCTTGGGCATTAACATAGAAGTGGTTGACCCGCAAACCCTCTACCCTTTTGACCTGGATAAAGCCTGCGTAAAGTCATTGCAAAAAACCAACAGGCTTTTGGTGGTAGATGAAGACGTTCCGGGCGGTGGCTCAGCTTATATACTGCAAAATATATTGGAAAACCAGGGCGGTTATAATTACCTGGATGCAGCACCAAAAACCCTATGCGCCAAGGCCCACCGCCCCCCTTATGGCTCAGATGGCGACTATTTCACCAAACCATCGGTTGATGACATAATAGAGGTAGTATATGCCATGATGCATGACACCAACCCGGCTAAGTATCCGGCTATTTATTAA
- a CDS encoding TlpA disulfide reductase family protein, which yields MKVFSILCMVTMMTVCAYGQDTVRRTYTRTIQSSTRLDTNEVVYDEQGKALHYYQYLRLLNSGEYTVTIKGGMPGDPAAKKFLKRLSVEEQNRQYTMMKKFTIIKSPQLQEGMELDVMPLLQVMKPAELNNKVIVLIFWSAGCPPCTESFADINDFLKQIHNPEELVVLAISRDSKQVAQAKLKEKPLLYAQFLNQASAAYNAYQLNHMPSYVVADKSHIIRYSATGTGQTTLPSFKSTIKAVLQQ from the coding sequence ATGAAAGTATTTAGCATTTTATGTATGGTAACAATGATGACTGTTTGTGCCTATGGTCAGGATACCGTACGCCGTACTTATACACGCACCATTCAAAGCAGCACACGCTTGGATACCAACGAGGTTGTTTATGATGAGCAAGGTAAGGCTTTACATTATTATCAATACCTGCGGCTACTTAACTCAGGCGAGTATACCGTTACAATTAAGGGCGGCATGCCTGGCGACCCGGCTGCTAAAAAGTTTTTAAAACGCCTGAGCGTTGAAGAGCAGAACAGGCAGTACACAATGATGAAGAAGTTCACTATTATTAAAAGTCCGCAATTGCAGGAGGGCATGGAACTGGACGTAATGCCGTTATTGCAGGTAATGAAACCTGCCGAGCTGAACAATAAGGTAATCGTTTTAATATTCTGGAGTGCAGGCTGCCCGCCCTGCACCGAAAGTTTTGCCGATATTAACGATTTTCTGAAACAGATACATAATCCAGAAGAGCTGGTGGTTTTAGCCATAAGCAGAGACAGCAAGCAAGTAGCACAAGCCAAGCTGAAAGAGAAGCCCCTTTTATACGCCCAATTTTTAAATCAGGCAAGCGCTGCATACAATGCTTACCAGCTTAATCACATGCCATCATACGTGGTGGCCGATAAAAGCCATATCATCCGCTACTCAGCCACTGGCACGGGGCAAACAACGCTACCATCTTTTAAGAGCACCATAAAGGCAGTATTACAACAGTAA